A window of Streptomyces sp. SAI-127 contains these coding sequences:
- the acs gene encoding acetate--CoA ligase produces the protein MSNESLANLLKEERRFAPPADLAANANVTAEAYEQAKADRLGFWADQARRLSWAKEPTETLDWSNPPFAKWFKDGELNVAYNCVDRHVEAGNGDRVAIHFEGEPGDSRAITYAELKDEVSKAANALLELGVQKGDRVAVYMPMIPETAVAMLACARIGAAHSVVFGGFSADALATRIQDADAKVVITTDGGYRRGKPSALKPAVDEAVGKVDNVEHVLVVRRTGQEVAWDDSRDVWWHEIVDRQPAEHTPEPFNAEQPLFILYTSGTTGKPKGILHTSGGYLTQTAYTHHAVFDLKPETDVYWCTADVGWVTGHSYIVYGPLANGATQVMYEGTPDTPHQGRFWEIVQKYGVTILYTAPTAIRTFMKWGDDIPAKFDLSSLRVLGSVGEPINPEAWIWYRKHIGADRTPIVDTWWQTETGAMMISPLPGVTATKPGSAQTPLPGISATVVDDEANEVPNGGGGYLVLTEPWPSMLRTIWGDDQRFLDTYWSRFEGRYFAGDGAKKDDDGDIWLLGRVDDVMLVSGHNISTTEVESALVSHPSVAEAAVVGAADETTGQAIVAFVILRGTANAEDEKLVADLRNHVGATLGPIAKPKRVLPVAELPKTRSGKIMRRLLRDVAENRQLGDVTTLTDSTVMDLIQAKLPAAPSED, from the coding sequence GTGAGCAACGAAAGCCTGGCCAACCTGCTCAAGGAAGAGCGCAGGTTCGCACCCCCCGCCGACCTGGCCGCAAATGCCAACGTCACGGCGGAGGCGTATGAGCAGGCCAAGGCTGACCGACTCGGTTTCTGGGCCGATCAGGCCCGCCGACTGAGCTGGGCCAAGGAGCCGACCGAGACCCTGGACTGGTCGAACCCGCCGTTCGCCAAGTGGTTCAAGGACGGCGAGCTCAATGTGGCGTACAACTGCGTCGACCGGCACGTCGAAGCGGGGAACGGCGACCGGGTCGCCATCCACTTCGAGGGCGAGCCCGGCGACAGCCGCGCCATCACCTACGCCGAGCTCAAGGACGAGGTCTCCAAGGCCGCGAACGCCCTGCTGGAGCTGGGAGTTCAGAAGGGCGACCGGGTCGCCGTCTACATGCCGATGATCCCCGAGACCGCCGTCGCGATGCTCGCGTGCGCCCGGATCGGCGCCGCGCACTCCGTGGTCTTCGGTGGCTTCTCGGCGGACGCGCTCGCCACCCGCATCCAGGACGCCGACGCCAAGGTGGTCATCACCACCGACGGCGGCTACCGGCGCGGCAAGCCGTCCGCGCTCAAGCCCGCCGTCGACGAGGCGGTCGGCAAGGTCGACAACGTCGAGCACGTGCTGGTCGTACGCCGTACCGGCCAGGAGGTCGCCTGGGACGACAGCCGTGACGTGTGGTGGCACGAGATCGTCGATCGGCAGCCGGCCGAGCACACCCCCGAGCCCTTCAACGCCGAGCAGCCGCTCTTCATCCTCTACACGTCCGGCACGACGGGTAAGCCCAAGGGCATCCTGCACACCTCCGGCGGCTACCTCACCCAGACCGCGTACACCCACCACGCCGTCTTCGACCTCAAGCCGGAGACCGACGTCTACTGGTGCACGGCCGACGTCGGCTGGGTCACCGGGCACTCGTACATCGTCTACGGCCCGCTCGCCAACGGCGCCACACAGGTCATGTACGAGGGCACCCCGGACACCCCGCACCAGGGCCGCTTCTGGGAGATCGTGCAGAAGTACGGGGTGACGATCCTCTACACGGCGCCCACCGCCATTCGTACGTTCATGAAGTGGGGCGACGACATCCCCGCGAAGTTCGACCTCAGCAGCCTGCGGGTGCTGGGGTCCGTGGGTGAGCCGATCAACCCCGAGGCGTGGATCTGGTACCGCAAGCACATCGGCGCCGACCGGACGCCGATCGTGGACACCTGGTGGCAGACCGAGACCGGCGCGATGATGATCTCTCCGCTGCCGGGTGTGACCGCCACCAAGCCCGGTTCCGCGCAGACGCCGCTGCCCGGCATCTCCGCCACGGTCGTCGACGACGAGGCGAACGAGGTCCCGAACGGCGGGGGCGGCTATCTCGTCCTGACCGAGCCGTGGCCGTCGATGCTGCGCACCATCTGGGGCGACGACCAGCGCTTCCTCGACACGTACTGGTCGCGCTTCGAGGGCAGGTACTTCGCCGGTGACGGCGCGAAGAAGGACGACGACGGCGACATCTGGCTGCTGGGCCGCGTCGACGACGTCATGCTGGTCTCCGGTCACAACATCTCGACCACCGAGGTCGAGTCGGCGCTCGTCTCCCACCCGTCGGTCGCCGAGGCGGCCGTCGTCGGTGCCGCGGACGAGACGACCGGCCAGGCCATCGTCGCGTTCGTGATCCTGCGCGGCACGGCGAACGCCGAGGACGAGAAGCTCGTCGCCGACCTGCGCAACCACGTCGGCGCCACCCTCGGCCCGATCGCCAAGCCCAAGCGGGTCCTGCCGGTGGCCGAGCTGCCCAAGACCCGTTCCGGCAAGATCATGCGCCGTCTGCTGCGGGACGTGGCCGAGAACCGCCAGCTCGGTGACGTGACCACGCTGACGGACTCGACGGTCATGGACCTCATCCAGGCCAAGCTGCCGGCTGCGCCCAGCGAGGACTGA
- a CDS encoding MarP family serine protease produces MNVLDILLLVAAVWFAIVGYRQGFVVGILSVIGFLGGGLVAVYTLPVIWDALTDQAEVGTVAAVVAVVVVIVCASIGQALTTHLGNKLRRYITWSPARALDATGGALVNVLAMLLVAWLIGSALAQTTMPTVGKEVRSSKVLLGVQEALPGAADTWFKDFTSVLAQNGFPQVFSPFSNEPIKEVQPPDPKLANSAVATRAQRSIVKVMGTAQSCGKVLEGSGFVFGDRRVMTNAHVVGGVDEPTVQIGGEGRKYDATVVLYDWERDIAVLDVPDLDAPALQFTSEDAASGDSAIVAGFPENGSYDVRSARVRGRIDAHGPDIYHRGTVSRDVYSLYATVRQGNSGGPLLTPDGKVYGVVFAKSLDDADTGYALTADEIQEDIAKGRTANQQVDSDSCAL; encoded by the coding sequence GTGAACGTGCTGGACATCCTGTTGCTGGTCGCCGCCGTGTGGTTCGCGATCGTCGGCTATCGCCAGGGCTTCGTCGTCGGCATCCTGTCGGTGATCGGATTCCTGGGCGGCGGTCTCGTCGCCGTCTACACCCTCCCGGTCATCTGGGACGCGCTGACCGACCAAGCGGAGGTCGGCACGGTCGCCGCCGTCGTCGCCGTGGTCGTCGTCATCGTCTGCGCCTCCATCGGCCAGGCCCTGACCACCCACCTCGGCAACAAGCTGCGCCGGTACATCACCTGGTCCCCGGCCCGCGCCCTGGACGCGACCGGCGGCGCCCTCGTCAACGTCCTCGCGATGCTCCTGGTCGCCTGGCTCATCGGCTCCGCCCTCGCCCAGACCACCATGCCGACGGTAGGCAAGGAGGTCCGTAGCTCCAAGGTGCTCCTGGGCGTGCAGGAGGCGCTGCCGGGCGCTGCCGACACCTGGTTCAAGGACTTCACCTCGGTCCTCGCGCAGAACGGCTTCCCGCAGGTCTTCAGCCCGTTCTCCAACGAGCCCATCAAGGAAGTCCAGCCGCCCGACCCCAAGCTCGCCAACAGTGCCGTCGCCACCCGCGCCCAGCGCTCCATCGTCAAGGTCATGGGCACCGCGCAGAGCTGCGGCAAGGTCCTGGAGGGCTCCGGCTTCGTCTTCGGCGACCGCCGCGTCATGACCAACGCCCACGTCGTCGGCGGCGTCGACGAGCCCACGGTCCAGATAGGCGGCGAGGGCCGCAAGTACGACGCCACGGTCGTCCTCTACGACTGGGAGCGCGACATCGCCGTACTGGACGTCCCCGATCTGGACGCGCCCGCGCTGCAGTTCACGTCCGAGGACGCCGCCAGCGGGGACAGCGCGATCGTCGCGGGCTTCCCGGAGAACGGCTCGTACGACGTCCGCTCCGCGCGGGTACGCGGGCGCATCGACGCCCACGGACCGGACATCTACCACCGCGGCACGGTCAGCCGCGATGTCTACTCCCTCTACGCGACCGTCCGCCAGGGCAACTCCGGCGGCCCGCTGCTGACCCCGGACGGCAAGGTGTACGGCGTGGTCTTCGCCAAGTCGCTCGACGACGCCGACACCGGGTACGCGCTCACCGCGGACGAGATCCAGGAGGACATCGCCAAGGGGCGCACCGCGAACCAGCAGGTGGACAGCGACAGCTGCGCGCTGTGA
- a CDS encoding SulP family inorganic anion transporter translates to MSACVPTRATDPSDPNRTRRVHRPHSPPPTPPCRFRIAGADVSASIAVFLIALPLSLGIALATGAPLQAGLVAAAVGGIVAGRLGGSPLQVSGPAAGLTVVTADLIHRYGWRTTCAITVLAGVVQLGLGCLRVARTALAVSPAIVHGMLAGIGVTIAVAQLHIVLGGTPQSSVLDNLHGLPAQLARLQLAAVSVSVLTLALLFLWPRLPGRAGQLLRRIPAALVAVAGATAAASFAGLSLPKVDLPSWSSHALAGLPEGPLLGLAAAVLTTTLVCSVQSLLGAVAVDKLVAGRPDLISGAPGSGRSARVGRSDLNRELLGQGAANIVSGTLGGLPVAGVAVRSSANVQAGAVSRNSTVLHGVLVVIAALLMVPVLEFIPLASLAALVMAVGIQMVSLHHIRTVTRHREVPVYAVTTLGVVLFGVLEGVTLGVAVAVGVALHRLTRTRITHHEREGVHHVHVRGQLTFLAVPRLSRALHLIPHGADAVVELDGSFMDHAAYESLQDWQKTHTAQGGSVELTGRRPGTRIAEPSDSAHCRCRPWTPWRNHQCERPYTASAAGHPGASGESGAAQGPSAGRESSGHELARGISAFQRNTAPIVRGELARLAREGQQPDQLFLTCADSRLVTSMITSSGPGDLFVVRNVGNLVPLPGEESGDDSVAAAIEYAVDVLKVRSITVCGHSGCGAMQALLNSEPGGAQTPLQRWLRHGLPSLERMADDTRPWARLAGRAPADAVEQLCLTNVVQQLEHLSTHESVARALRVGELELHGMYFHVGEAQAYLLTGTDGDGLFDHVEAAADLPT, encoded by the coding sequence ATGTCAGCCTGTGTTCCCACCCGCGCCACCGACCCGAGCGACCCGAACCGAACAAGGCGCGTCCACCGACCCCACAGCCCACCGCCGACCCCGCCCTGCCGCTTCCGCATCGCGGGCGCCGACGTGTCGGCTTCGATCGCGGTCTTCCTGATCGCCCTGCCCCTGTCCCTGGGCATCGCCCTCGCCACCGGCGCGCCCCTCCAGGCGGGCCTCGTGGCCGCCGCCGTCGGAGGGATCGTCGCCGGCCGGCTCGGCGGATCCCCGCTCCAGGTCAGTGGGCCCGCCGCCGGACTCACCGTGGTCACCGCCGACCTGATCCACCGCTACGGCTGGCGCACCACCTGCGCCATCACCGTCCTTGCCGGAGTGGTCCAACTCGGCCTCGGCTGCCTGCGCGTGGCCCGCACCGCGCTCGCCGTCAGCCCGGCGATCGTGCACGGCATGCTCGCCGGCATCGGTGTGACCATCGCCGTCGCCCAGCTGCACATCGTCCTCGGCGGCACCCCGCAGAGCTCCGTCCTCGACAACCTCCACGGCCTGCCCGCGCAGTTGGCGCGCCTGCAGCTCGCCGCGGTGTCGGTGAGCGTGCTGACCCTGGCCCTGCTCTTCCTCTGGCCACGTCTCCCGGGCCGGGCAGGACAGCTCCTGCGCAGAATCCCGGCCGCGCTCGTGGCCGTCGCCGGAGCCACCGCCGCCGCCTCGTTCGCCGGACTGAGCCTGCCCAAGGTCGATCTGCCGTCCTGGAGCAGTCACGCCCTGGCCGGACTGCCCGAGGGGCCCCTGCTCGGTCTCGCCGCCGCCGTGCTCACCACCACCCTGGTGTGCAGCGTGCAGTCGCTGCTCGGCGCGGTCGCCGTCGACAAGCTGGTGGCCGGACGCCCCGACCTGATCTCCGGCGCCCCCGGCTCCGGCCGCAGTGCCCGCGTCGGCCGCTCCGACCTGAACCGCGAACTGCTCGGTCAGGGCGCCGCCAACATCGTCTCCGGCACGCTCGGCGGACTGCCCGTCGCCGGTGTGGCGGTGCGGAGTTCAGCCAATGTCCAAGCCGGTGCCGTCAGCCGGAACTCCACCGTGCTGCACGGCGTTCTCGTAGTGATCGCCGCACTGCTGATGGTCCCGGTCCTGGAGTTCATCCCGCTCGCCTCGCTCGCCGCCCTGGTGATGGCCGTCGGCATCCAGATGGTGTCCCTGCACCACATCCGCACGGTGACACGGCACCGAGAGGTCCCGGTCTACGCCGTCACCACCCTCGGCGTGGTCCTGTTCGGCGTCCTGGAGGGCGTGACGCTGGGCGTCGCCGTCGCCGTCGGAGTCGCCCTGCACCGCCTCACCCGCACCCGCATCACGCACCACGAGAGGGAAGGGGTCCATCACGTACATGTGCGAGGGCAATTGACGTTCCTCGCGGTACCCCGGCTGAGCCGGGCCCTGCACCTCATCCCCCACGGGGCGGACGCGGTCGTGGAGTTGGACGGGTCGTTCATGGACCACGCGGCGTACGAATCGCTGCAGGACTGGCAGAAGACGCACACCGCGCAGGGCGGCTCCGTCGAGCTGACCGGGCGCAGACCGGGCACGCGCATCGCCGAGCCGTCCGATTCCGCCCACTGCCGCTGCCGTCCCTGGACGCCCTGGCGCAACCACCAGTGCGAGCGCCCGTACACCGCGTCGGCCGCCGGACATCCCGGTGCGTCCGGCGAGTCCGGTGCGGCCCAGGGTCCGAGCGCGGGCCGCGAGTCGAGCGGGCACGAACTGGCCCGTGGCATCAGCGCGTTCCAGCGCAACACCGCACCGATCGTGCGGGGCGAGCTGGCCCGACTGGCGCGTGAAGGCCAGCAGCCGGACCAGCTCTTCCTCACCTGCGCCGACTCGCGGCTTGTCACCTCGATGATCACCTCCAGTGGTCCGGGCGACCTCTTCGTGGTGCGCAACGTGGGCAACCTCGTGCCGTTGCCCGGCGAGGAGAGCGGGGACGACTCGGTGGCGGCCGCGATCGAGTACGCGGTGGATGTGCTGAAGGTGCGCTCCATCACGGTGTGCGGGCACTCCGGTTGCGGGGCCATGCAGGCGCTGCTCAACTCCGAGCCGGGTGGCGCCCAGACCCCGCTGCAGCGGTGGCTGCGGCACGGACTGCCCAGCCTGGAGCGGATGGCCGACGACACCCGGCCCTGGGCGAGACTCGCCGGGCGGGCGCCCGCCGACGCGGTCGAGCAGCTCTGTCTGACCAACGTGGTGCAGCAGTTGGAGCATCTGAGCACCCATGAGTCGGTCGCCCGGGCCCTGCGCGTGGGGGAGCTGGAGCTGCACGGGATGTACTTCCACGTGGGCGAGGCGCAGGCGTATCTGCTCACGGGGACGGACGGGGACGGGCTGTTCGACCATGTGGAAGCGGCAGCGGACCTCCCGACGTGA
- a CDS encoding ATP-binding protein, producing the protein MKIAFVGKGGSGKTTLSSLFIRHLAATGAPVIAVDADINQHLGPALGLDEAQAAALPALGERLPLIKEYLRGTNPRIASAAEMIKTTPPGEGSRLLRVRENNPVYEACARAVELDGDIVRLMVTGPFTDADLGVACYHSKTGAVELCLNHLVDGQGEYVVVDMTAGSDSFASGMFTRFDITFLVAEPTRKGVSVYRQYKEYARDFGVVLKVVGNKVQGRDDLEFLRAEVGDDLLVTVGHSDWVRALEKGRPPRFALLEDVNRRALHQLRTAVDATYQLRDGERYTRQMVHFHLKNAQSWGNERTGADLAAQIDPSFVLGESAVAAATV; encoded by the coding sequence ATGAAAATTGCTTTCGTCGGGAAGGGCGGCAGCGGCAAGACCACCCTGTCCTCCCTGTTCATCCGCCATCTCGCGGCCACCGGAGCACCGGTGATCGCCGTCGACGCCGACATCAACCAGCACCTGGGGCCGGCGCTCGGCCTGGACGAGGCACAGGCGGCCGCATTGCCCGCCCTGGGTGAGCGGCTGCCGCTGATCAAGGAGTACCTGCGCGGCACGAACCCGCGGATCGCCTCGGCCGCGGAGATGATCAAGACCACTCCGCCCGGCGAGGGTTCGCGACTGCTGCGGGTGCGCGAGAACAACCCGGTCTACGAGGCCTGCGCACGGGCGGTGGAACTCGACGGCGACATCGTCCGTTTGATGGTCACCGGCCCCTTCACGGACGCCGACCTGGGGGTCGCCTGCTACCACTCCAAGACGGGAGCGGTGGAGCTGTGCCTGAACCACCTCGTGGACGGGCAGGGCGAGTACGTCGTGGTGGACATGACGGCGGGCTCCGACTCCTTCGCCTCCGGCATGTTCACCCGCTTCGACATCACGTTCCTCGTGGCCGAGCCGACCCGGAAGGGGGTCTCCGTCTATCGCCAGTACAAGGAGTACGCCCGCGACTTCGGCGTCGTCCTGAAGGTCGTCGGCAACAAGGTGCAGGGCCGGGACGACCTCGAGTTCCTCCGCGCCGAAGTCGGGGACGACCTGCTGGTGACGGTCGGGCACTCCGACTGGGTGCGTGCCCTGGAGAAGGGCCGACCGCCCCGGTTCGCGCTCCTGGAGGACGTCAACCGCCGCGCCCTGCACCAGTTGCGGACGGCCGTCGACGCGACGTACCAGCTGCGTGACGGGGAGCGCTACACCCGGCAGATGGTGCATTTTCACCTGAAGAACGCCCAGTCCTGGGGCAATGAGCGCACGGGGGCCGACCTGGCGGCGCAGATCGACCCCTCGTTCGTGCTCGGCGAGAGTGCGGTGGCGGCCGCGACCGTCTGA
- a CDS encoding oxidoreductase — MSTTGANADPLAALGSLPGVAESVESVRKSVDRVYGHRVMRRRSNEITSEAALRGARGSAALSGADWALEEVRRRSDFGVDGEARVMGAALRLTAEAGQLLSIWRQSPLRVLARLHLVAAATDEDEIGRPRQAGETADEPLIELPLPGAAEVSGRLEGLSELIIAGSSAPALVSAAVVQGELLALRPFVSHNGLVARAAARIVLVGSGLDPKSVCPAEVGHAELGRAAYLAALDGYVSGTPEGMAAWIAHCGRAIELGARESTAVCEALQRGAA, encoded by the coding sequence ATGAGTACGACAGGCGCGAACGCCGATCCGCTCGCGGCCCTGGGCTCGCTGCCCGGCGTGGCCGAGTCCGTGGAGTCCGTGCGCAAGTCCGTGGACCGGGTCTACGGACACCGTGTCATGCGGCGCCGCAGCAATGAGATCACCTCCGAGGCGGCCCTGCGCGGCGCCCGCGGCTCGGCCGCGCTGTCCGGCGCGGACTGGGCCCTCGAAGAGGTGCGCCGACGCTCCGACTTCGGCGTCGACGGCGAAGCGCGGGTCATGGGTGCCGCGCTGCGGCTGACCGCCGAGGCCGGCCAACTGCTGTCCATCTGGCGGCAGTCGCCCCTGCGGGTGCTGGCCCGGCTGCACCTGGTCGCCGCGGCGACCGACGAGGACGAGATCGGCCGTCCCCGTCAGGCCGGCGAGACCGCCGACGAGCCGCTCATCGAGCTGCCCCTGCCGGGCGCGGCCGAGGTCTCGGGCCGGCTGGAGGGCCTGTCCGAGCTGATCATCGCGGGCAGTTCGGCCCCCGCCCTGGTCTCGGCCGCCGTCGTGCAGGGAGAGCTTCTCGCCCTCAGGCCCTTCGTGTCCCACAACGGCCTGGTCGCGCGCGCGGCCGCGCGGATCGTCCTGGTCGGCAGCGGTCTCGACCCGAAGTCGGTCTGCCCGGCGGAGGTCGGGCACGCCGAACTGGGGCGTGCGGCCTATCTGGCGGCGCTCGACGGATACGTCTCCGGCACCCCCGAGGGCATGGCCGCCTGGATCGCCCACTGCGGCCGTGCGATCGAACTGGGTGCGCGCGAGTCGACGGCGGTGTGCGAGGCGCTCCAGCGCGGGGCGGCGTAA
- a CDS encoding phage holin family protein produces MSAPDGSPVGAERSIGQLFASATTEMSALVHDEIALAKAQLKQDLKRGATSGGAFSAAGAVLLFSLPMLNFALAYGIRTWSDWNLAVCFLLSFAANVLVALVLALIGVVFAKKAQKSKGPQKVAASMKETAGVLQNAKPHPRPDDTKVLEERVRNTKAIEAVARSSS; encoded by the coding sequence ATGAGCGCACCCGACGGCAGCCCGGTCGGCGCCGAACGCAGCATCGGCCAGCTGTTCGCCTCGGCGACGACCGAGATGTCTGCGCTGGTGCACGACGAGATCGCGCTGGCGAAGGCGCAGCTCAAGCAGGACCTCAAACGGGGCGCGACGAGCGGCGGCGCGTTCAGCGCGGCCGGCGCAGTCCTGCTGTTCTCCCTGCCGATGCTGAACTTCGCGCTGGCGTACGGCATCCGGACCTGGAGCGACTGGAACCTCGCGGTCTGCTTCCTGCTGTCCTTCGCGGCCAACGTCCTGGTCGCGCTCGTCCTCGCGCTGATCGGCGTCGTCTTCGCGAAGAAGGCACAGAAGAGCAAGGGCCCGCAGAAGGTCGCCGCGTCGATGAAGGAGACGGCGGGCGTGCTGCAGAACGCCAAGCCCCACCCGCGACCCGACGACACCAAGGTCCTGGAGGAGCGGGTCCGAAACACGAAGGCCATCGAGGCTGTGGCACGCTCGTCGTCATGA
- the nhaA gene encoding Na+/H+ antiporter NhaA encodes MSAPPRKVLGRLSLPERTFVADALRTETVGGVLLLIAAVTALIWANVPALHSSYESVSHYHLGPAALGLDLSVEHWAADGLLAIFFFVAGIELKRELVAGDLKDPKAAALPVVAALCGMAVPALVYTLTNLTGGGSLAGWAVPTATDIAFALAVLAVIGTWLPSALRAFLLTLAVVDDLFAILIIAVFFTADIDFAALGGAALGLAVFWFLLRKGVRGWYVYVPLALVIWALMYNSGIHATIAGVAMGLMLRCSTREGEEHSPGEHIEHLVRPLSAGLAVPLFALFSAGVSVSGGALGDVFTEPETLGVVLGLVVGKALGIFGGTWLTARFTRASLSDDLAWADVFAVATLAGIGFTVSLLIGELAFTGDATLTDEVKAAVLFGSLIAATLATVLLKLRNAEYRRLYEAEERDEDHSGIPDIYEEDDPAYHLRMAAIHERKAAEHRRIAELKTAERLAEVAGGAGEEDDRRA; translated from the coding sequence ATGTCCGCGCCCCCTCGCAAGGTCCTCGGACGCCTCTCCCTCCCCGAGCGGACCTTCGTCGCGGACGCACTGCGCACCGAGACGGTCGGCGGTGTGCTGCTGCTCATCGCCGCGGTCACCGCGCTGATCTGGGCGAACGTCCCCGCGCTGCACAGCAGCTACGAAAGCGTCAGCCACTACCACCTGGGCCCCGCGGCCCTCGGACTCGACCTGTCGGTCGAACACTGGGCCGCCGACGGACTCCTCGCGATCTTCTTCTTCGTGGCCGGCATCGAACTCAAGCGCGAACTGGTCGCCGGTGATCTGAAGGACCCCAAGGCGGCCGCGCTGCCGGTGGTCGCGGCCCTGTGCGGCATGGCCGTACCGGCGCTCGTCTACACGCTCACCAACCTCACCGGCGGCGGCTCCCTGGCCGGCTGGGCCGTGCCCACCGCCACCGACATCGCCTTCGCGCTCGCCGTGCTCGCCGTCATCGGCACCTGGCTGCCGAGCGCGCTGCGCGCCTTCCTGCTGACCCTCGCCGTCGTCGACGACCTCTTCGCGATCCTGATCATCGCGGTCTTCTTCACCGCCGACATCGACTTCGCCGCGCTCGGCGGCGCGGCCCTCGGCCTCGCGGTCTTCTGGTTCCTGCTGCGCAAGGGCGTGCGCGGGTGGTACGTCTACGTCCCGCTCGCGCTGGTGATCTGGGCACTGATGTACAACAGCGGCATCCACGCCACCATCGCGGGTGTCGCGATGGGCCTGATGCTGCGCTGCAGCACGCGGGAGGGCGAGGAGCACTCCCCGGGCGAGCACATCGAGCATCTCGTACGGCCGCTCTCGGCGGGCCTGGCCGTCCCCCTGTTCGCCCTCTTCAGCGCGGGTGTCTCCGTCTCCGGCGGCGCGCTCGGCGACGTCTTCACCGAGCCGGAGACGCTCGGCGTGGTGCTCGGGCTGGTCGTCGGCAAGGCGCTCGGCATCTTCGGCGGGACGTGGCTCACGGCCCGCTTCACCCGGGCCTCGCTCAGCGACGACCTCGCATGGGCCGACGTGTTCGCGGTGGCGACCCTGGCCGGCATCGGCTTCACCGTCTCGCTGCTCATCGGGGAGCTCGCCTTCACCGGCGACGCCACGCTGACCGACGAGGTCAAGGCCGCCGTACTCTTCGGCTCGCTCATCGCGGCCACCCTCGCGACCGTGCTGCTGAAGCTGCGCAACGCCGAGTACCGCAGGCTGTACGAGGCAGAGGAGCGCGACGAGGACCACTCCGGCATCCCGGACATCTACGAGGAGGACGACCCGGCGTACCACCTGCGCATGGCGGCCATCCACGAGCGCAAGGCCGCCGAACACCGCCGGATCGCCGAGCTCAAGACCGCCGAGCGGCTTGCCGAAGTAGCGGGCGGGGCAGGCGAGGAGGACGACCGTCGGGCATGA
- a CDS encoding alpha/beta hydrolase gives MTDPATPSAQQPASLVRPAGPWTHRDVAANGARFHIAELGDGPLVMFLHGFPQFWWTWRHQLEALADAGFRAVAMDLRGVGGSDRTPRGYDPANLALDVTGVIRSLGEPDAALVGHDLGGYLAWTAAAMRPKLVRRLAVASMPHPRRWRSAMLSDVRQTRAGSYIWGFQRPWVPERQLTADDGALVAELIRDWSGPRQPDDKAVETYRRAMCIPSTAHCSVEPYRWMVRSMARPDGIQFNRRMKRPVRVPTLHLHGSLDPVMRTRSAAGSGEYVEAPYRWRLFDGLGHFPHEEDPVAFSTELINWLKDPEPDR, from the coding sequence ATGACCGATCCCGCCACCCCTTCGGCGCAGCAGCCCGCGTCTCTCGTACGGCCCGCCGGTCCCTGGACGCACCGGGACGTGGCCGCCAACGGCGCGCGCTTCCACATCGCCGAACTGGGCGACGGACCGCTCGTGATGTTCCTGCACGGCTTCCCGCAGTTCTGGTGGACCTGGCGCCACCAGCTGGAGGCGCTCGCCGACGCCGGCTTCCGGGCCGTGGCCATGGATCTGCGCGGCGTCGGCGGCAGCGACCGCACCCCGCGCGGCTACGACCCCGCCAACCTGGCCCTCGACGTGACCGGCGTGATCCGCTCGCTCGGCGAGCCGGACGCCGCCCTGGTCGGCCATGACCTGGGCGGCTATCTGGCGTGGACGGCGGCCGCGATGCGTCCCAAGCTCGTACGACGGCTCGCGGTCGCCTCGATGCCGCATCCCCGGCGCTGGCGCTCGGCGATGCTGTCGGACGTCAGGCAGACACGGGCCGGCTCCTACATCTGGGGGTTCCAGCGGCCCTGGGTCCCGGAGCGGCAGCTGACCGCCGACGACGGCGCGCTGGTCGCCGAGCTGATCCGGGACTGGTCCGGCCCGCGCCAGCCGGACGACAAGGCGGTGGAGACGTACCGCAGGGCGATGTGCATCCCCTCGACGGCGCACTGTTCGGTCGAGCCGTACCGCTGGATGGTGCGTTCGATGGCCCGTCCCGACGGGATCCAGTTCAACCGGCGCATGAAGCGGCCGGTCCGCGTGCCGACTCTTCATCTGCACGGCTCGCTCGACCCGGTGATGCGCACGCGCAGTGCCGCCGGGTCCGGGGAGTACGTCGAAGCGCCGTACCGCTGGCGCCTGTTCGACGGTCTGGGGCACTTCCCGCACGAAGAGGACCCGGTCGCCTTCTCGACGGAACTGATCAACTGGCTGAAGGATCCCGAACCCGATCGGTGA